One genomic region from Frateuria soli encodes:
- a CDS encoding DUF6931 family protein produces the protein MSVIIQAADQMELGAPARARLEPGMGPREAVQVLLEGGETQDALKLLARLLPKRYAVAWACQCARDASLPLEDRAGAALAEQWVREPEEAHRRAAFEFANAGGYQNIGAWLAACAGWSGGSLAPATQETPVPPAEHLTACAVVAAINLMAALEPERFEQRRAGFMARAMSLLGAGEMQTS, from the coding sequence ATGTCCGTCATCATTCAGGCCGCCGATCAGATGGAACTGGGTGCGCCCGCGCGCGCCCGGCTGGAACCCGGCATGGGGCCGCGCGAGGCCGTGCAGGTTCTGCTCGAAGGGGGCGAAACGCAGGATGCGCTCAAGCTGCTCGCGCGCCTGCTGCCCAAGCGCTATGCCGTGGCATGGGCCTGCCAGTGCGCGCGCGACGCGTCACTCCCGCTGGAGGACCGGGCCGGCGCCGCGCTCGCCGAACAGTGGGTGCGCGAGCCCGAGGAAGCGCATCGCCGCGCGGCGTTCGAGTTCGCCAATGCCGGCGGCTACCAGAACATCGGCGCCTGGCTGGCGGCCTGCGCGGGCTGGTCCGGCGGCAGCCTGGCGCCGGCGACCCAGGAAACCCCGGTGCCCCCGGCCGAACACCTGACCGCCTGCGCCGTGGTCGCGGCGATCAACCTCATGGCCGCGCTCGAACCCGAACGCTTCGAGCAGCGCCGCGCCGGCTTCATGGCACGCGCCATGAGCCTGCTCGGCGCGGGCGAGATGCAGACCAGCTGA
- a CDS encoding PAAR domain-containing protein — protein MQPAARLTDMHVCPMVTGVVPHVGGPIASPGAPKVLIGGLPAARLGDIATCVGPPDSIVLGSPKVLICGQPAARMGDSCAHGGTIVLGCFTVLIA, from the coding sequence ATGCAGCCCGCCGCCCGCCTCACCGACATGCATGTCTGCCCGATGGTCACCGGCGTGGTGCCCCACGTGGGCGGTCCGATCGCCTCGCCCGGGGCGCCCAAGGTACTGATCGGCGGCCTGCCGGCGGCGCGCCTGGGCGACATCGCCACCTGCGTGGGCCCACCCGACAGCATCGTCCTGGGGTCCCCGAAAGTCCTGATCTGCGGCCAGCCGGCCGCGCGCATGGGCGACAGCTGCGCGCACGGGGGCACGATCGTGCTCGGTTGCTTCACGGTGCTGATCGCCTGA
- the tssH gene encoding type VI secretion system ATPase TssH: MAEISRSALFGKLNKLAYRGIESATVFCKLRGNPYVELVHWIHQILQLQDSDLHRIVKQFNINPSNLARDVTDALDKLPRGSTSITDLSSNVEEAVERGWVFATLMFGEAQVRTGYLMIGVLRTRHLRNALVAISTEFDKIKPETLVEKFAEVVAGSPEDGQSASDGFHMGGAVPGEASGAMGPAQMGKQEALKQFTVDLTAQAREGKIDPIVGRDEEIRQVVDILMRRRQNNPMLVGEAGVGKTAVVEGFALRIAQGDVPPQLKDVELRTLDVGLLQAGASMKGEFENRLRQVIEEVQSSPKPIILFIDEAHTLVGAGGAAGTGDAANLLKPALARGNLRTVGATTWAEYKKHIEKDPALTRRFQTVQVDEPSEEKGILMMRGVASVMEKHHRVQILDEALEAAVKLSHRYIPARQLPDKAVSLLDTACARVAISQHAVPPEVDDTRKRIQALETELAIIAREKTVGVDVAEREAAAGEKLAEARARLETLEINWQVEKGLVEKILAIRARLRGDAAPVEGTGSALEQAASAEAGEVAVASAALTDAERVAALEELKGLQAQLSELQGESPLILPTVDYVAVGSVVSDWTGIPVGRMVKSELETVMNLAGLMGKRVIGQDHAMEMIAKRIQTSRAGLDNPNKPIGVFMLAGTSGVGKTETALALAEALYGGEQNIITINMSEFQEAHTVSTLKGAPPGYVGYGEGGVLTEAVRRKPYSVVLLDEVEKAHPDVHEIFFQVFDKGVMEDGEGRQIDFKNTLILLTTNAGTDMIASLCADPELMPEPDGMAKALREPLLKVFPPALLGRLVTIPYYPLSPEMLGEIVKLQLNRIKKRIEARYRIPFEYDQDVVRLVVSRCTESESGGRMIDAILTNTMLPDISREFLNRMIEGRPVAGVQVGVKEGDFDYAFA, from the coding sequence ACCGCATCGTCAAGCAGTTCAACATCAACCCGTCGAACCTGGCGCGCGACGTCACCGATGCGCTGGACAAGCTGCCGCGCGGTTCGACCAGCATCACCGACCTGTCCTCCAACGTCGAGGAAGCGGTCGAGCGGGGCTGGGTGTTCGCGACGCTGATGTTCGGCGAGGCGCAGGTGCGTACCGGTTACCTGATGATCGGCGTGTTGCGCACGCGCCACCTGCGCAACGCACTCGTCGCCATCTCGACCGAGTTCGACAAGATCAAGCCCGAGACGCTGGTGGAGAAGTTCGCCGAGGTGGTTGCCGGCTCTCCGGAAGACGGCCAGAGCGCCAGCGACGGCTTCCACATGGGGGGTGCCGTGCCCGGCGAGGCCAGCGGCGCGATGGGCCCGGCGCAGATGGGCAAGCAGGAGGCACTCAAGCAGTTCACCGTCGACCTCACGGCGCAGGCGCGCGAGGGCAAGATCGACCCGATCGTCGGCCGCGACGAGGAAATCCGCCAGGTCGTCGACATCCTGATGCGCCGCCGCCAGAACAATCCGATGCTGGTCGGCGAGGCGGGCGTGGGCAAGACCGCGGTGGTCGAAGGGTTTGCCTTGCGCATCGCCCAGGGCGACGTACCGCCGCAGTTGAAGGACGTCGAGCTGCGCACGCTGGACGTGGGCCTGCTGCAGGCCGGCGCCAGCATGAAGGGCGAGTTCGAGAACCGGCTGCGCCAGGTCATCGAGGAAGTGCAGTCGAGCCCGAAGCCGATCATCCTGTTCATCGACGAGGCGCACACCCTGGTCGGCGCCGGCGGCGCCGCCGGCACGGGCGACGCGGCCAACCTGCTCAAGCCGGCGCTCGCGCGCGGCAACCTGCGCACGGTCGGCGCCACCACCTGGGCCGAGTACAAGAAGCACATCGAGAAGGACCCCGCGCTGACCCGCCGCTTCCAGACCGTGCAGGTCGACGAGCCGAGCGAGGAGAAGGGCATCCTGATGATGCGCGGCGTCGCCAGCGTGATGGAAAAGCACCACCGCGTGCAGATACTGGACGAGGCGCTGGAAGCGGCAGTCAAGCTTTCGCACCGCTACATTCCCGCGCGTCAGTTGCCGGACAAGGCCGTCAGCCTGCTCGACACCGCCTGCGCTCGCGTGGCGATCAGCCAGCACGCGGTGCCGCCGGAAGTGGATGACACCCGCAAGCGCATCCAGGCGCTGGAAACGGAACTTGCCATCATTGCCCGCGAGAAGACCGTCGGCGTGGACGTGGCCGAACGCGAGGCCGCCGCCGGCGAGAAGCTCGCCGAGGCCAGGGCGCGGCTGGAAACGCTGGAGATCAACTGGCAGGTCGAGAAGGGCCTGGTCGAGAAGATCCTCGCCATTCGCGCCCGCCTGCGTGGCGACGCCGCGCCGGTCGAGGGCACCGGCAGCGCGCTGGAGCAGGCCGCCAGCGCCGAAGCCGGCGAGGTTGCCGTGGCCAGCGCCGCGCTGACCGATGCCGAGCGCGTTGCCGCGCTGGAAGAACTGAAGGGCCTGCAGGCGCAACTGTCCGAGCTGCAGGGCGAAAGCCCCCTGATCCTGCCCACCGTCGACTATGTGGCGGTCGGCTCGGTGGTTTCCGACTGGACCGGCATCCCGGTCGGCCGCATGGTCAAGAGCGAACTCGAGACCGTGATGAACCTGGCCGGCCTGATGGGCAAGCGGGTGATCGGCCAGGACCACGCGATGGAGATGATCGCCAAGCGCATCCAGACCAGCCGCGCCGGCCTGGACAACCCGAACAAGCCGATCGGCGTGTTCATGCTCGCCGGCACCTCCGGCGTCGGCAAGACCGAGACCGCGCTGGCGCTGGCCGAGGCGCTGTACGGTGGCGAGCAGAACATCATCACCATCAACATGAGCGAGTTCCAGGAAGCGCACACCGTCTCCACGCTCAAGGGCGCGCCCCCGGGCTACGTCGGCTACGGCGAAGGCGGCGTGCTGACCGAGGCGGTGCGCCGCAAGCCGTACTCGGTGGTGCTGCTGGACGAGGTGGAGAAGGCCCACCCGGACGTGCACGAGATCTTCTTCCAGGTGTTCGACAAAGGCGTGATGGAAGACGGCGAAGGCCGCCAGATCGACTTCAAGAACACCCTGATCCTGCTCACCACCAACGCAGGCACCGACATGATCGCCAGCCTGTGTGCCGACCCCGAACTGATGCCCGAGCCCGACGGCATGGCCAAGGCGCTGCGCGAGCCGCTGCTTAAGGTATTCCCACCCGCCTTGCTCGGCCGCCTGGTGACGATCCCGTACTACCCGCTCAGCCCGGAAATGCTGGGCGAGATCGTGAAGCTGCAGCTCAATCGCATCAAGAAGCGGATCGAGGCGCGCTACCGCATTCCGTTCGAGTACGACCAGGACGTCGTCAGGCTCGTGGTCAGCCGCTGCACCGAGAGCGAATCGGGCGGCCGCATGATCGACGCCATCCTGACCAACACCATGCTGCCGGACATCAGCCGCGAGTTCCTCAACCGGATGATCGAAGGGCGCCCGGTGGCCGGCGTCCAGGTGGGCGTGAAGGAAGGCGACTTCGACTACGCCTTTGCCTGA
- the tagH gene encoding type VI secretion system-associated FHA domain protein TagH yields the protein MPTPQTLVLAVLGPHAAQFGARSQKAFEGRDGSIGRAEDCDWVLGAAGVSRVHAMVRCLNGMYFIEDRSTNGMLLNGRPLVKGDPASLKDGDRLQIDTFEVGVRLQADSAILAQPAQVQAPAPAMAAAVPLPGGDFLDEMLGGPFGAPQTPARGIPDEPLTPPPGGPAATLDPLAFLDEPLGAAPAPAPGAVQAASWNHSSGMADHFHPPGVAGQRQALPENWDLTMGDFAPKASPAPAPAPAAPPPAPSAPPAMPAAAMAPATGVPPELDAIFRIVVDGVMDVLRARAEIKNTFRLPVTLIQRSENNPLKFAPTADEALQKLLAPANGAFLSGTDAFQDAFDDIRCHQMAMLAGVRAGFEAVLAHFNPDRLEQEVDGSKRSAFGGKSRYWERYRENFEGLAKDPDECFRRLFGDEFARAYEEQLARLKSARVRQR from the coding sequence GTGCCCACCCCACAGACACTCGTCCTGGCCGTGCTCGGCCCGCATGCGGCGCAGTTCGGCGCGCGCAGCCAGAAGGCCTTCGAGGGCCGCGACGGCAGCATCGGCCGCGCGGAGGATTGCGACTGGGTACTCGGCGCCGCCGGCGTGTCGCGCGTGCACGCCATGGTGCGCTGCCTCAACGGCATGTACTTCATCGAGGACCGCAGCACCAATGGCATGTTGCTCAACGGCCGCCCGCTGGTGAAGGGCGATCCGGCGTCGCTGAAGGACGGCGACCGCCTGCAGATCGACACCTTCGAAGTGGGCGTGCGGCTGCAGGCCGACAGCGCCATCCTGGCGCAGCCGGCCCAGGTGCAGGCGCCGGCGCCGGCGATGGCCGCGGCCGTGCCGCTGCCGGGAGGCGATTTCCTCGACGAGATGCTGGGCGGCCCGTTCGGCGCTCCGCAGACGCCTGCGCGCGGCATCCCGGACGAACCGCTGACCCCCCCCCCGGGGGGGCCGGCTGCCACGCTCGATCCGCTGGCTTTCCTGGACGAGCCGCTCGGCGCGGCCCCTGCGCCTGCACCGGGGGCGGTCCAGGCCGCCAGCTGGAACCATTCCAGCGGCATGGCCGATCACTTCCATCCGCCCGGCGTCGCCGGCCAGCGTCAGGCACTGCCGGAGAACTGGGACCTCACCATGGGCGACTTCGCGCCCAAGGCGTCGCCGGCTCCGGCGCCAGCCCCCGCGGCGCCGCCGCCCGCCCCGTCGGCGCCGCCGGCCATGCCTGCCGCCGCGATGGCGCCGGCCACCGGCGTGCCGCCCGAGCTGGACGCCATATTCCGCATCGTCGTCGATGGCGTGATGGATGTGCTGCGCGCCCGCGCCGAGATCAAGAACACCTTCCGCCTGCCGGTCACGCTGATCCAGCGCTCGGAAAACAATCCGCTGAAGTTCGCCCCCACCGCAGACGAGGCGCTGCAGAAGCTGCTCGCGCCTGCCAACGGCGCGTTCCTCTCCGGCACCGATGCCTTCCAGGACGCCTTCGACGACATCCGCTGCCACCAGATGGCGATGCTGGCGGGCGTGCGCGCGGGCTTCGAGGCCGTGCTGGCGCACTTCAACCCGGACCGGCTCGAACAGGAAGTGGATGGCAGCAAGCGCTCGGCCTTCGGCGGCAAGAGCCGCTACTGGGAGCGCTACCGGGAGAACTTCGAGGGCCTGGCCAAGGACCCGGACGAATGTTTCCGCCGCCTGTTCGGCGACGAGTTCGCGCGCGCCTATGAGGAACAACTGGCGCGACTGAAGTCGGCGCGGGTAAGGCAGCGGTGA
- the tssI gene encoding type VI secretion system tip protein TssI/VgrG, which yields MSQQITLSSPQCEDLLFTSMVAEEQLGRMFSYHVDFVSNDEKIDLNGLLGTAMTVELAADGFSRHFNGIVCEAAQTRAEVIEGLNYAHYTVRLVPKPWLLVDKFDCRIYADMSVPDIVKQVLAEAGYTDVKLSLSSNYAARDYCVQYRESSLNFISRLMEQEGIYYYFTHDESTHTMVLADGVGAHAKAAHFDKVAYSTTRGSALSTRATISEWVASRGRDVSKVQLTDYDPLRPKASLLGTGNGGGHGVKGPEGFDFPGGHFDAGVGQHFAQVRAEALSASRSHYNGNTSACGIEIGGLFSLSGFARGDLNQDYLVIGTAMQIYGGGYASGDQADAPSFNCSFQAIESNRPFRTLPTAVKPSIVGLQTAVVTGSDTDEDIVVDDHGRVQVTFHWNKPDKPDARSSCPVRVASAWAGKGWGAVSLPRVGQEVVVSFLEGDPDRPLIIGSVYNGDNTPPYGLQATKTQSGVKSRSLLGGAADFNELRFEDKKGEEDFFIHAQKDMHEEVENDHVVTIDHDETVTVKHDQTVTVENDQTGTIKHDRKVTVQNDDKLDVTGNGTTSIGQKFKLSAGTEIELVTGASSIVLKSSGDIEIKGVNIKITGSVGVKVEGQVEVGVKAGATMDLGAGATLKMHSDAMLEVAGGAMGTIKAPMLTLKGDGMNQVSGGLVMIG from the coding sequence ATGAGTCAGCAGATCACGCTCTCCTCGCCGCAGTGCGAAGACCTGCTCTTCACCAGCATGGTGGCCGAGGAACAGCTCGGGCGCATGTTTTCCTACCACGTCGATTTCGTGAGCAACGACGAGAAGATCGACCTGAACGGCCTGCTCGGCACGGCGATGACGGTGGAGCTGGCAGCCGACGGCTTCTCGCGCCACTTCAACGGCATCGTCTGCGAGGCGGCGCAGACCCGCGCCGAGGTCATCGAGGGGCTGAACTACGCCCACTACACCGTGCGCCTGGTACCCAAGCCCTGGCTGCTGGTGGACAAGTTCGACTGCCGCATCTACGCCGACATGTCGGTGCCGGACATCGTCAAGCAGGTGCTCGCCGAGGCCGGTTACACCGACGTCAAGCTGAGCCTGAGCTCCAACTACGCCGCGCGCGACTACTGCGTGCAGTACCGCGAGAGCAGCCTGAATTTCATCAGCCGCCTGATGGAGCAGGAAGGCATCTACTACTACTTCACACATGATGAGAGCACCCACACGATGGTGCTCGCCGACGGCGTCGGTGCGCATGCCAAGGCCGCGCACTTCGACAAGGTGGCGTATTCGACCACCCGCGGCAGCGCGCTGAGCACCCGGGCGACGATCAGCGAGTGGGTGGCGTCGCGCGGTCGCGACGTGAGCAAGGTGCAGCTGACCGACTACGACCCGCTCAGGCCCAAGGCCTCGTTGCTGGGCACCGGCAACGGCGGGGGGCACGGCGTGAAGGGCCCGGAGGGTTTCGACTTTCCCGGCGGGCATTTCGACGCCGGCGTCGGCCAGCACTTCGCGCAGGTGCGCGCCGAAGCGCTCAGCGCCTCGCGCTCCCACTACAACGGCAACACCAGTGCGTGCGGCATCGAGATCGGTGGCCTGTTCTCGCTGAGCGGCTTCGCCCGTGGCGACCTCAACCAGGACTACCTGGTAATCGGCACCGCGATGCAGATCTATGGCGGCGGCTACGCATCCGGTGACCAGGCCGATGCGCCATCGTTCAATTGCAGCTTCCAGGCGATCGAGAGCAATCGTCCGTTCCGCACCCTTCCCACGGCCGTAAAGCCATCCATCGTCGGCTTGCAGACAGCGGTGGTCACCGGCAGCGACACCGACGAGGACATCGTGGTCGACGATCACGGCCGCGTGCAGGTGACCTTCCACTGGAACAAGCCGGACAAGCCCGATGCCAGGAGTTCCTGCCCGGTGCGCGTGGCCTCGGCCTGGGCCGGCAAGGGCTGGGGCGCGGTCAGCCTGCCGCGCGTGGGGCAGGAGGTGGTGGTCAGCTTCCTGGAGGGCGATCCGGATCGTCCGTTGATCATCGGCAGCGTCTACAACGGCGACAACACGCCGCCCTACGGCCTGCAGGCGACCAAGACGCAGAGCGGCGTCAAGAGCCGCAGCCTGCTCGGCGGAGCCGCCGACTTCAACGAACTGCGATTCGAGGACAAGAAGGGCGAGGAGGATTTCTTCATCCATGCCCAGAAGGACATGCACGAGGAGGTCGAGAACGACCACGTCGTGACCATCGACCACGACGAAACGGTAACGGTCAAGCACGACCAGACCGTTACGGTGGAGAACGACCAGACCGGGACGATCAAGCACGACCGCAAGGTCACCGTGCAGAACGACGACAAGCTCGACGTCACCGGCAACGGCACCACCAGCATCGGCCAGAAGTTCAAGCTCTCGGCCGGCACCGAGATCGAGCTGGTCACCGGTGCCTCAAGCATCGTGCTCAAGAGCTCCGGCGACATCGAGATCAAGGGCGTCAACATCAAGATCACCGGCAGCGTCGGCGTCAAGGTCGAAGGCCAGGTGGAGGTCGGCGTCAAGGCCGGCGCCACCATGGATCTGGGCGCCGGCGCCACGCTCAAGATGCATTCGGACGCCATGCTCGAAGTGGCCGGCGGCGCCATGGGCACCATCAAGGCACCCATGCTCACGCTCAAGGGCGACGGCATGAACCAGGTGTCCGGTGGCCTGGTGATGATCGGGTAA
- a CDS encoding M35 family metallo-endopeptidase, translating to MATLFSEAYEDVVEGLASRAFSADSDWQKLLVRARKMAGAQGFEANEASLAEDLRKKLRKACASGVSEAASLFAGAGENLSGKGANPLVDGELAKRLGALKTLRHTYFLKRFGGHKVWCVDIPPAFADWPCLALRGELGATTTCLNARDERFADERRKHLANASQEALKWVHKAMLVTSGTGKSGNFELVARWFADGASKDKDVLDAAATLAKGLKKIATTLKSGRLIYCDSVSERGSPELDGVEAFVWGDPLDVVYIEEEFFGNRNTLQGLTNWARIVVHELTHRDIKTKDHAYEHQGINPIKLTAAKAIENADSWAWFCADCAGALTSGQVRNALDR from the coding sequence GTGGCAACCCTTTTCTCCGAAGCGTACGAGGATGTCGTCGAGGGCCTGGCGAGCCGCGCCTTTTCCGCCGACAGCGACTGGCAGAAGCTGCTCGTGCGTGCGCGCAAGATGGCCGGCGCGCAGGGGTTCGAGGCGAACGAGGCCAGCCTGGCCGAGGACCTGCGCAAGAAACTGCGCAAAGCCTGCGCCTCGGGCGTGAGCGAAGCCGCGTCGCTGTTCGCCGGTGCCGGCGAGAACCTCAGCGGCAAGGGCGCCAACCCGCTCGTCGATGGCGAACTGGCCAAGCGTCTGGGCGCGCTGAAGACCCTGCGCCACACCTACTTCCTCAAGCGGTTCGGCGGGCACAAGGTGTGGTGCGTGGACATCCCTCCCGCGTTCGCCGATTGGCCGTGCCTGGCGCTGCGCGGCGAGCTGGGCGCGACGACCACCTGCCTGAATGCGCGCGACGAGCGGTTTGCGGACGAACGCCGCAAGCATCTGGCCAACGCCTCGCAGGAAGCCCTCAAATGGGTACACAAGGCCATGCTGGTGACTTCGGGCACCGGCAAGTCCGGGAACTTCGAGCTGGTCGCGCGCTGGTTCGCCGACGGCGCGAGCAAGGACAAGGACGTGCTGGACGCGGCAGCCACGCTCGCCAAGGGCCTGAAGAAGATCGCCACCACCCTCAAGTCCGGCCGGCTCATCTACTGCGACTCCGTCTCCGAACGTGGCAGTCCCGAGCTCGACGGCGTGGAGGCGTTCGTGTGGGGCGATCCGCTGGACGTGGTCTATATCGAGGAGGAGTTCTTTGGCAACCGCAACACGCTGCAGGGGCTCACCAACTGGGCGCGCATCGTGGTACACGAGCTGACTCACCGCGACATCAAGACCAAGGACCACGCCTATGAGCACCAGGGCATCAACCCCATCAAGCTCACGGCGGCCAAGGCCATCGAGAACGCCGACAGCTGGGCCTGGTTCTGCGCCGACTGCGCCGGCGCGCTCACCAGCGGGCAGGTCAGGAATGCGCTCGACCGCTAA
- a CDS encoding tetratricopeptide repeat protein: protein MAMATALPQNVTLRRSVRDFGDMLRRALRAHQAGDLETAERLYREVLDMRAAQPDALHYLGVPRRQQGSSDEGVELIRTALKITPRHPDAHNNLGNIHKERGRLAEAEACYRRALECAPGHHNAQGNLAVVLEVQGRRHRVARGSGMRKWNMAAAFAEGAGHPADGSGRAARRSSLLPGVRRPYSSFPAALAPDAHVATIESRCARRKDP from the coding sequence ATGGCCATGGCCACCGCGCTCCCGCAGAACGTCACGCTCCGCCGCTCGGTCCGCGACTTCGGCGACATGCTCCGGCGCGCGCTGCGCGCGCACCAGGCGGGCGACCTGGAAACCGCCGAGCGGCTCTACCGCGAGGTGCTGGACATGCGGGCCGCCCAGCCCGACGCGCTGCATTACCTGGGCGTGCCGAGGCGCCAGCAGGGGAGCAGCGACGAGGGCGTGGAACTGATCCGCACCGCCTTGAAGATCACCCCGCGCCACCCGGATGCGCACAACAACCTCGGCAACATCCACAAGGAGCGTGGCCGGTTGGCGGAGGCGGAGGCCTGCTATCGACGCGCACTCGAATGCGCCCCCGGGCACCACAACGCGCAGGGCAATTTGGCGGTGGTGCTGGAGGTGCAGGGCCGCAGGCACCGGGTGGCCAGGGGATCGGGAATGCGGAAATGGAACATGGCGGCGGCATTCGCGGAAGGAGCGGGACATCCCGCCGACGGGAGTGGACGGGCGGCACGGCGGTCGTCCCTGCTGCCCGGCGTGCGCCGCCCTTATAGCAGTTTTCCTGCGGCCCTCGCGCCCGATGCGCATGTGGCAACCATCGAATCGCGCTGCGCGCGGAGGAAGGACCCATGA